From the genome of Hymenobacter sp. PAMC 26628, one region includes:
- a CDS encoding DUF7619 domain-containing protein: MNKYLFLLVFWGSTLACFGQLPAFRLTKTIGTPVLFPEDVAVDRAGFMYLLDGGGVTKLAPSGEVAQSITLEQYVSGGFGLGVDGAGNLYVCNYTYGSVGKYDPTGKLLLQIGAAGSGPGQFREMNSLAVDAAGNVYVADTGNNRVQKFDTNGRLLFEYGATGAARLNRPMDVAVDAGGSVYVFDNSFNVTKLSAAGVLLQTIPLEAAQVYYDEATAIAVGPAGDFYVTTFRGRSIQKFTKDGVRVNTGSAYNFFDGTHTPLALDAAGNLYATNRDHHGNSKLFKFDPSGQVLNKWGNLNTFYPLAQDEAGNYYYFDQRLGKVCKYNAAHQLLAQFAGYGSADGQFSASDNVFALTLDEAGNLYALTAGFTKSSILKLGPDGRFLARYTDFGGNITYSSSGIGLAVDAAGSMYVTDYYGGCVRRIGPQGQVLPAIGTWGTGAGQLWLPQAVAVDARGFVYVADNVGRRVQRFTPGGQLVREFGARTTMNTSVPVCTVSLAVDESGNMYVNSLDAGTQVFDPGGRGQTLLPLKGVINRRATRLISVSGDVLRFYAADNVHRENLLTGTVFDDRDGNCVRDAVEPGLPGIAVVAQPGDYYGLSDENGNYVIAVDTGAYTVRQVLPTQEVGRTIAPACTPAAPPLSFVSYGSTLRGPDFGNSVSTAPYLSVSVGANRRRRCARGVTTVAYANTGFAPARGAQVVVALPPYVVLVDADAAYTRDAQGRYVFAVGDVAPYQRGRITIQDSVVCGNTAIRGLTLCTKAWITPANTYPEPAQWNKASMDIRSALEPNGQVRFALRNRGRGPTTDSLTFRVYQDAQLALTHRYALAAGDSLVLRIPATRPVVRLEADQPAGHPLQARTSATVEVPAQRTSTAPSAAMTALPPDATGPETAEDCQPVVDSFDPNYKQVFPTGTTAQHYTPTQGALHYQVRFQNTGTDDAYYVTVIDTLSADLDLSTLRLGAASHPYRLTVSGKQRPVLTVTFGGLALPPSTRDAAGSQGYVQFSICPKPGRAPQARVENYADIVFDYNAPVRTNTTVNRLYDAPDQVAPPLAYEAVAASPSVDGFAPAEGRAGTLVTVRGQRFAGTPALNRVAFNGVAAPVLSATATALTVRVPAGATPGKIQVATPDGAARSRADFAAFLPPTLAAVAPNEGVPGATVTLTGTGFSPDNRLDSVAFNGVAAVVRSASATELAVEVPAGALLGPVSVRAPGGRAESTQPFRVWYPPAIAGFAPGKGRAGTVLTITGTNFAETAARNVVAVGAAPAQVVQASATELRVLVPAAAQSGALVVHTPGGQAVAAANFIFVPAPVIAGFEPREGSVGTVLTVTGRYFNADNQPDTLYVNGVAAPVLSTSATQATIRVPRGVHTGPVSVAGAGGRARSGSNFLVLDLTPAEALAVYPNPTRGQVTVDWQRADFLVQEISIYDALGRLVAHEDVGSAASPTATFSLANSGRGLYLAVIRTARGPVVKRIAVF; the protein is encoded by the coding sequence ATGAATAAATATTTATTCCTATTGGTGTTCTGGGGCAGTACGCTGGCGTGTTTTGGCCAGCTGCCTGCTTTCCGTCTCACCAAAACCATTGGCACGCCCGTCCTTTTTCCCGAAGACGTGGCCGTGGACCGGGCGGGTTTCATGTACCTGCTGGACGGGGGCGGCGTTACCAAGCTGGCCCCCAGCGGCGAGGTGGCCCAGAGCATTACGCTGGAGCAGTACGTCAGCGGCGGCTTTGGCCTGGGGGTGGACGGCGCGGGCAACCTGTACGTCTGCAATTACACCTACGGCAGCGTTGGCAAATACGACCCCACCGGCAAGCTGCTGCTCCAGATTGGCGCGGCGGGCAGCGGCCCGGGGCAGTTCCGGGAGATGAACAGCCTGGCCGTGGACGCCGCCGGCAACGTGTACGTGGCGGACACCGGCAACAACCGCGTGCAAAAGTTTGACACCAACGGCCGGCTGCTGTTTGAATACGGCGCCACTGGGGCCGCCCGGTTGAACCGCCCCATGGACGTGGCCGTGGACGCAGGCGGCTCCGTGTATGTATTCGACAACAGTTTCAACGTCACCAAGCTCTCGGCGGCCGGCGTGCTCTTGCAGACCATTCCGCTGGAAGCGGCGCAGGTTTATTACGACGAAGCCACCGCCATTGCGGTGGGCCCGGCGGGCGACTTCTACGTCACCACTTTTCGCGGCCGGTCCATTCAAAAGTTTACCAAAGACGGGGTGCGGGTGAACACCGGCAGCGCCTACAACTTTTTTGACGGCACGCACACGCCCCTCGCGCTCGACGCCGCGGGCAACCTTTACGCCACCAACCGCGACCACCACGGCAACAGCAAGCTGTTCAAGTTCGACCCCAGCGGCCAGGTGCTCAACAAGTGGGGCAACCTCAACACGTTTTACCCGCTGGCCCAGGACGAGGCCGGCAATTACTACTACTTCGACCAGCGCCTGGGCAAGGTGTGCAAGTACAACGCCGCGCACCAGCTGCTGGCCCAGTTCGCCGGCTACGGTTCGGCCGACGGCCAATTTTCGGCCAGTGACAACGTGTTTGCCCTCACCCTGGACGAAGCGGGCAACCTGTACGCGCTGACTGCAGGCTTCACCAAATCCAGCATTCTTAAGCTCGGCCCCGATGGGCGCTTTCTGGCCCGCTACACCGATTTTGGGGGCAACATTACCTATTCTTCGTCCGGCATTGGGCTGGCCGTGGACGCGGCCGGCAGCATGTACGTAACCGACTATTACGGAGGCTGCGTGCGCAGAATCGGGCCGCAAGGCCAGGTATTGCCAGCCATCGGCACCTGGGGCACCGGGGCGGGCCAGCTTTGGCTGCCGCAAGCCGTGGCCGTGGATGCCCGCGGCTTCGTGTACGTGGCCGACAACGTGGGCCGGCGGGTGCAACGCTTCACGCCCGGCGGCCAGCTGGTGCGCGAGTTTGGGGCCCGCACGACGATGAACACCTCGGTACCGGTGTGCACGGTGAGCCTGGCCGTGGACGAATCGGGCAACATGTACGTGAATAGCCTGGACGCGGGCACGCAGGTATTCGACCCCGGCGGCCGGGGCCAGACGCTGCTCCCGCTGAAAGGCGTTATCAACCGGCGGGCTACCCGCCTCATCTCGGTGAGCGGCGACGTGCTCCGCTTTTATGCTGCCGATAATGTGCACCGGGAGAACTTGCTCACGGGCACCGTGTTCGACGACCGCGACGGCAACTGCGTTCGCGACGCAGTGGAGCCAGGCTTGCCCGGCATCGCCGTGGTGGCGCAGCCCGGCGACTACTACGGGCTTTCGGACGAAAACGGCAACTACGTGATTGCCGTGGACACCGGGGCCTACACCGTCCGGCAGGTGCTGCCCACGCAGGAGGTGGGCCGCACCATTGCGCCCGCCTGCACGCCGGCCGCCCCGCCCCTGTCGTTTGTTTCCTACGGCAGCACCCTGCGCGGGCCCGACTTTGGCAATTCGGTGAGCACCGCGCCCTACCTGAGCGTGAGCGTGGGCGCGAACCGGCGGCGGCGCTGCGCCCGCGGCGTGACCACCGTGGCGTACGCCAACACGGGCTTCGCGCCGGCCCGGGGGGCCCAGGTAGTGGTGGCCCTGCCGCCCTACGTGGTCCTGGTGGACGCCGACGCGGCGTACACCCGCGACGCTCAGGGCCGCTACGTATTTGCCGTCGGCGACGTGGCTCCTTACCAACGGGGCCGCATCACCATCCAGGATTCGGTGGTGTGCGGCAACACGGCCATCCGCGGCCTGACGCTGTGCACCAAAGCATGGATTACGCCCGCCAATACTTACCCCGAGCCGGCGCAGTGGAACAAGGCCTCGATGGACATCCGCAGCGCCTTGGAGCCCAACGGCCAGGTGCGCTTCGCGCTGCGCAACCGGGGCCGGGGCCCCACCACCGACAGCCTCACGTTCCGGGTGTACCAGGACGCCCAGTTGGCCCTCACGCACCGGTACGCGCTGGCCGCGGGCGACAGCCTGGTGCTGCGCATCCCGGCCACCCGGCCGGTGGTGCGCCTCGAAGCCGACCAGCCCGCCGGCCACCCCCTGCAAGCCCGCACCAGCGCCACCGTGGAAGTGCCGGCCCAGCGCACCAGCACGGCCCCGAGCGCCGCCATGACGGCCCTGCCGCCCGACGCCACCGGCCCCGAAACCGCCGAAGACTGCCAGCCGGTGGTCGACTCGTTCGACCCCAACTACAAGCAAGTGTTCCCCACCGGCACCACCGCCCAGCACTACACGCCCACCCAAGGGGCCCTGCACTACCAGGTACGCTTCCAGAACACGGGGACCGACGACGCCTACTACGTCACGGTCATTGACACGCTGTCGGCGGACCTGGACCTGAGCACCTTGCGCCTGGGCGCGGCGTCGCACCCGTACCGGCTCACCGTATCGGGCAAGCAGCGGCCCGTGCTCACGGTTACTTTCGGCGGCCTTGCGCTGCCGCCAAGCACGCGCGATGCGGCGGGCAGCCAGGGGTACGTGCAATTCAGCATCTGCCCCAAGCCGGGCCGGGCCCCGCAAGCCCGGGTGGAGAACTACGCCGACATCGTTTTCGACTACAACGCCCCGGTGCGCACCAACACCACCGTGAACCGGCTCTACGACGCCCCCGACCAAGTGGCCCCCCCCCTGGCCTACGAAGCCGTGGCCGCGTCGCCCAGCGTCGACGGCTTCGCGCCCGCCGAGGGCCGGGCCGGCACGCTGGTGACGGTACGGGGCCAGCGGTTTGCCGGCACGCCGGCCCTGAACCGGGTGGCCTTCAACGGCGTAGCCGCGCCCGTGCTGAGCGCAACGGCCACAGCGCTGACGGTGCGGGTGCCGGCGGGGGCCACGCCCGGAAAAATCCAGGTGGCCACGCCCGACGGGGCCGCCCGCAGCCGCGCCGATTTCGCCGCTTTTTTGCCGCCTACCCTAGCGGCAGTGGCCCCCAACGAAGGCGTGCCCGGCGCGACGGTTACGCTCACCGGCACCGGGTTTTCGCCGGATAATCGCCTGGACTCGGTGGCGTTCAACGGCGTGGCCGCCGTGGTTCGGAGCGCCTCGGCCACCGAGCTGGCGGTTGAAGTGCCGGCTGGGGCCCTGCTGGGCCCCGTGAGCGTCCGAGCCCCGGGCGGCCGGGCCGAAAGCACGCAGCCGTTTCGAGTGTGGTACCCACCGGCCATCGCCGGCTTTGCCCCGGGCAAGGGCCGGGCGGGCACGGTGCTGACCATCACCGGCACCAACTTCGCCGAAACGGCCGCCCGCAACGTGGTGGCGGTGGGCGCGGCCCCGGCGCAGGTGGTGCAGGCCTCGGCCACCGAGCTGCGGGTGCTGGTGCCGGCGGCGGCCCAATCCGGCGCGCTCGTGGTGCACACCCCCGGCGGCCAGGCGGTGGCCGCGGCGAATTTCATTTTCGTCCCCGCCCCGGTCATTGCCGGTTTCGAGCCCCGGGAGGGCAGTGTGGGCACGGTGCTAACCGTTACGGGCCGTTATTTCAACGCCGACAACCAGCCGGACACCCTTTACGTGAACGGCGTGGCGGCCCCCGTGCTCAGCACCAGCGCCACGCAGGCCACGATTCGGGTGCCGCGGGGCGTGCACACCGGTCCCGTTTCCGTGGCCGGGGCCGGCGGGCGGGCCCGCAGCGGAAGCAACTTTTTAGTCCTCGACCTCACGCCTGCGGAAGCCCTCGCCGTGTACCCCAACCCCACGCGTGGGCAAGTGACCGTGGATTGGCAGCGGGCCGATTTCCTAGTGCAGGAAATCAGCATCTACGACGCCTTGGGCCGGCTCGTGGCCCACGAAGACGTTGGCAGCGCGGCCTCACCAACGGCAACCTTTTCTTTGGCGAACAGCGGCCGGGGTTTGTACCTCGCCGTTATTCGGACGGCCCGGGGGCCCGTAGTCAAGCGCATCGCCGTGTTTTAG
- a CDS encoding ATP-binding protein: MTPPPAPLDAAALALENKELHHRLREAEELIAAVRTGAVDALAIQGPEGPRIFTLQSADQGYRALIEQMNEGALLLSPEGTVLYCNAALAGLLGRAPAALLGHAFDACVPADFQGYWAGLVARGWAGKARGELPLRGPAGALWPCAVSMNGLAFGGAQALAVLVTDVSAAQEIDGIRALVVEQNALIDRAHDELLRQQAARRAVEQVAAEVGRVLEGIPQIAWTSTPTGLNSYLNRRWFDFAGEGPQAEPGPITGRIHPDDFVPATARWHHSLVTGEPLDVECRIRNAAGHYRWMLGRALPSRDEAGHIREWIGTFTDIHEQKLALERVAQAQAQLRANNEQLVRANEDLDNFVYTASHDLKGPITNIEGLLQALVAELPPASRDAAQVPAILDMMQDSVDRFRRTIEHLTTVIEVQKAEPQVPAPADVLAVIADVRLDLAPELQAAGGRLEANIADCPPLPFAEKNLRSVVYNLLSNAIKYRAPGRPLRVRLSCHTAGEELILAVQDNGLGLDLADEPRLFAMFQRLHDHVEGSGIGLYMVKKLVENAGGRIAVQSQVGVGSTFTVHLRR, encoded by the coding sequence ATGACGCCGCCGCCCGCCCCGCTCGATGCCGCCGCCCTGGCCCTCGAAAACAAGGAGCTGCACCACCGCCTGCGTGAGGCCGAGGAGCTGATTGCCGCCGTGCGCACCGGCGCCGTGGACGCGCTGGCCATCCAGGGCCCCGAGGGGCCCCGCATCTTCACCCTGCAAAGCGCCGACCAGGGCTACCGCGCCCTCATCGAGCAGATGAACGAGGGGGCTCTGCTGCTCAGCCCCGAGGGCACGGTGCTGTACTGCAACGCGGCGCTGGCCGGGCTATTGGGCCGCGCGCCGGCCGCGCTGCTGGGGCACGCCTTCGATGCCTGCGTGCCGGCCGACTTTCAGGGCTATTGGGCCGGGCTGGTGGCGCGGGGCTGGGCCGGCAAGGCCCGCGGCGAGCTGCCCCTGCGGGGCCCCGCAGGGGCCCTGTGGCCGTGCGCCGTGTCGATGAACGGGCTGGCCTTCGGCGGGGCCCAGGCGCTGGCCGTGCTGGTAACCGACGTGTCGGCGGCGCAGGAAATCGACGGCATCCGGGCCCTGGTGGTGGAGCAGAACGCGCTGATTGATCGGGCCCACGACGAGCTGCTGCGCCAGCAAGCCGCCCGCCGCGCCGTGGAGCAGGTAGCCGCCGAGGTGGGCCGCGTGCTGGAAGGCATTCCCCAAATTGCCTGGACCTCGACCCCCACAGGCCTCAATTCCTACCTCAACCGCCGCTGGTTCGATTTCGCCGGCGAGGGCCCCCAGGCCGAGCCCGGGCCTATCACCGGCCGTATCCACCCCGACGATTTTGTGCCCGCCACGGCGCGCTGGCACCACAGCCTGGTCACCGGCGAGCCCCTCGACGTGGAGTGCCGCATCCGCAACGCGGCCGGCCACTACCGCTGGATGCTGGGCCGGGCCCTGCCCTCGCGCGACGAGGCTGGCCACATCCGGGAGTGGATTGGCACCTTCACCGACATCCACGAGCAGAAGCTGGCCCTGGAGCGCGTGGCCCAGGCCCAGGCCCAGCTGCGCGCCAACAACGAGCAGCTCGTCCGCGCGAACGAGGACCTCGATAACTTCGTGTACACCGCCTCGCACGACCTCAAGGGGCCCATCACCAACATCGAAGGCTTGCTCCAGGCCCTGGTGGCGGAGCTGCCGCCTGCCAGCCGCGACGCCGCTCAGGTGCCGGCCATTCTCGACATGATGCAGGACTCGGTGGACCGCTTCCGACGCACCATCGAGCACCTGACGACCGTGATTGAGGTGCAAAAAGCGGAGCCCCAGGTCCCCGCGCCGGCCGACGTATTGGCCGTTATTGCCGACGTGCGCCTCGACTTGGCCCCCGAGCTCCAGGCCGCCGGCGGCCGCCTCGAAGCGAACATTGCCGATTGCCCGCCGCTGCCCTTCGCCGAGAAGAACCTGCGCAGCGTGGTGTACAACCTGCTCAGCAACGCCATCAAGTACCGGGCCCCCGGCCGGCCGCTGCGCGTGCGCCTGAGCTGCCACACCGCGGGCGAGGAGCTGATTTTGGCTGTGCAGGACAACGGCCTGGGCCTGGACCTGGCCGACGAGCCCCGGCTGTTTGCCATGTTTCAGCGCCTGCACGACCACGTGGAGGGCTCGGGCATTGGCCTGTACATGGTGAAGAAGCTGGTGGAAAACGCCGGCGGCCGCATCGCCGTGCAAAGCCAGGTGGGCGTGGGCTCGACCTTTACCGTGCACTTGCGCCGGTAG
- a CDS encoding circadian clock KaiB family protein produces the protein MEPTAAPPVEYAFNLYVTGATPNSTRAVRNIKEICERYLPGRYALRIIDLYQDPELAQQQQVVAAPTLVRVRPLPQRRLVGDLSNRAAVLAALGLPAAPAAT, from the coding sequence GTGGAACCAACCGCCGCCCCGCCCGTCGAGTACGCCTTCAACCTGTATGTGACCGGCGCCACGCCGAATTCGACGCGGGCCGTGCGCAACATCAAGGAAATCTGCGAGCGGTACCTGCCCGGCCGCTACGCGCTGCGCATCATCGACTTGTACCAAGATCCCGAACTGGCCCAGCAACAGCAAGTTGTGGCCGCCCCCACGCTGGTGCGGGTGCGCCCGCTGCCCCAGCGGCGGCTCGTGGGCGACCTCTCTAACCGGGCCGCGGTGCTGGCCGCCCTGGGCCTGCCCGCCGCCCCCGCCGCCACATGA
- a CDS encoding circadian clock KaiB family protein, with the protein METREDLAPPADNKKWELRLYVAGQTAKSAAALANLRRYCAEYMEGSYSLEVIDLLLHPQLAEGDQILAIPTLVRKVPAPLRRIIGDLSNEERVLVGLDIRPRDSH; encoded by the coding sequence ATGGAAACGAGGGAAGATTTGGCGCCGCCCGCCGACAACAAAAAATGGGAGTTGCGCTTGTACGTAGCTGGCCAAACCGCGAAGTCGGCGGCCGCGCTGGCCAACCTGCGCCGCTACTGCGCAGAATACATGGAAGGCAGCTACTCGCTGGAGGTGATTGACCTGCTGCTGCACCCGCAGCTGGCCGAGGGCGACCAGATTCTGGCCATTCCGACGCTGGTGCGCAAGGTGCCCGCGCCGCTGCGCCGCATCATCGGCGACCTCTCAAACGAGGAGCGGGTGCTGGTAGGGCTCGACATCCGCCCGCGGGATTCCCACTAG